A section of the Phaseolus vulgaris cultivar G19833 chromosome 8, P. vulgaris v2.0, whole genome shotgun sequence genome encodes:
- the LOC137824443 gene encoding probable O-methyltransferase 3: MGSHEEDQSAKLLKAQTHVWNHILSFINSMSLKCIVDLGIPDIIHNHGQPMSLSNLISSLPIHSSKTHFIHRLMRIMVHSGFFSQHNHTENELEVKYALTDSSLLLLKSNAMSVTPFLQAMLDPVLTTPWNQFANWFKNGNPTTFEMAQGKPFWEYAGSDPRINSLFNDAMASDAQLVTSVVIEKCKRVFMGLESLVDVGGGTGTMGKAIAKSFPQLECTVFDLPHVVSGLQGSENLKYVGGDMFEAIPPADAILLKWILHDWSDEDSVNILKKCKEALSRKGKEGKVIIIDMVVDKEMKDDESFETQLFFDMLMMVFFTGKERNKKEWVKLFSSAGFNNYKITPVVGLRSLIEIYP, translated from the exons ATGGGATCCCATGAAGAAGATCAATCCGCGAAACTACTGAAAGCTCAAACACACGTATGGAATCATATTTTGAGCTTCATAAACTCCATGTCCCTTAAGTGTATTGTTGACTTAGGCATACCAGACATCATACACAACCATGGCCAACCCATGTCCCTCTCAAACCTCATTTCTTCACTGCCCATTCACTCATCCAAAACTCACTTCATTCATCGCTTGATGCGAATCATGGTCCATTCTGGCTTCTTCTCTCAACACAATCACACCGAGAATGAGCTTGAAGTCAAGTATGCACTCACTGATTCCTCTTTACTTCTGCTTAAGAGCAATGCAATGAGTGTTACACCTTTCTTGCAGGCCATGCTTGATCCAGTTTTAACAACTCCATGGAATCAATTTGCTAATTGGTTCAAAAATGGCAATCCTACAACATTTGAAATGGCACAAGGGAAGCCGTTTTGGGAGTATGCTGGCAGTGATCCCAGAATTAATAGCTTATTCAATGATGCCATGGCAAGTGATGCTCAGTTAGTCACTAGTGTGGTGATTGAGAAATGCAAACGGGTGTTCATGGGACTGGAGTCTTTGGTTGATGTTGGGGGAGGTACAGGAACCATGGGAAAGGCCATTGCCAAATCATTCCCTCAGTTGGAATGCACTGTATTTGATCTTCCACATGTTGTTTCTGGCTTGCAAGGAAGTGAGAACCTTAAATATGTTGGAGGAGACATGTTTGAGGCAATTCCTCCAGCTGATGCCATTTTGTTGAAG TGGATATTACATGACTGGAGTGATGAGGATAGTGTGAACATATTGAAGAAATGCAAGGAAGCGTTATCGAGGAAAGGCAAGGAAGGGAAGGTGATAATCATAGACATGGTGGTGGACAAAGAAATGAAAGATGATGAATCATTTGAAACACAGCTCTTCTTTGATATGTTGATGATGGTGTTCTTCACAGGAAAGGAAAGAAACAAGAAGGAATGGGTTAAGTTATTTTCCTCAGCTGGTTTTAATAACTACAAGATAACTCCCGTTGTGGGATTAAGATCTCTCATTGAAATCTATCCATAG
- the LOC137824404 gene encoding probable O-methyltransferase 3, whose protein sequence is MESCGEDQSAKLLRAQTHVWNHILSFINSMSLKCIVDLGIPDIIHNHGQPMSLSNLISSLPIHSSKTHFIHRLMRIMVQSGFFSQHNPTENELEVKYALTDSSLLLLKSHAMSMTPYLQAKLDPAFTNPWNQFSNWFKNDSPTTFEMAHGKPFWEYAGSDPRFNILFNDAMASDAQLVTSVVIEKCKGVFMGLESLVDVGGGTGTMGKAISKSFPQLECTVFDLPHVVSGLQGSENLKYVGGDMFEAIPPADAILLKWILHDWSDEECVKILKKCKEAISRKGKEGKVIIIDMVVDKEMKDDESFETQLFFDLMMMVLFNGKERNKKEWVKLISSAGFNNYKITPVMGIRSLIEIYP, encoded by the exons ATGGAATCCTGTGGAGAAGATCAATCTGCAAAACTACTGAGAGCCCAAACACACGTATGGAATCATATTTTGAGCTTCATAAACTCCATGTCCCTTAAGTGTATTGTTGACTTAGGCATACCAGATATCATACACAACCATGGCCAACCCATGTCCCTCTCAAACCTCATTTCTTCACTGCCAATTCATTCATCCAAAACCCACTTCATCCATCGCTTGATGCGAATCATGGTCCAATCTGGCTTCTTCTCTCAACACAATCCCACCGAGAATGAGCTTGAAGTCAAGTATGCACTCACTGATTCCTCTTTACTTCTGCTTAAGAGCCATGCAATGAGTATGACGCCTTACTTGCAGGCCAAGCTTGATCCGGCTTTCACAAATCCATGGAATCAGTTTTCTAATTGGTTCAAAAATGACAGTCCTACAACATTTGAAATGGCACATGGGAAGCCGTTTTGGGAGTATGCAGGCAGTGATCCCagatttaatatattattcaaTGATGCCATGGCAAGTGATGCTCAATTAGTCACTAGTGTGGTGATTGAGAAATGCAAAGGGGTGTTCATGGGACTGGAGTCATTGGTTGATGTTGGGGGAGGTACAGGAACCATGGGAAAGGCCATTTCCAAATCGTTTCCTCAGTTGGAATGCACTGTATTTGATCTTCCACATGTTGTTTCTGGCTTGCAAGGAAGTGAGAACCTTAAATATGTTGGAGGAGACATGTTTGAGGCAATTCCTCCAGCTGATGCCATTTTGTTGAAG TGGATATTACATGACTGGAGTGATGAGGAGTGTGTGAAGATATTGAAGAAATGCAAGGAAGCGATATCGAGGAAAGGCAAGGAAGGGAAGGTGATAATCATAGACATGGTGGTGGACAAAGAAATGAAAGATGATGAATCATTTGAAACACAGCTCTTCTTTGATTTGATGATGATGGTGTTGTTCAATGGAAAGGAAAGAAACAAAAAGGAATGGGTTAAGTTGATTTCCTCAGCTGGGTTTAATAACTACAAGATAACTCCCGTTATGGGAATAAGATCTCTCATTGAAATCTATCCATAA